A window of Deltaproteobacteria bacterium genomic DNA:
AGAGCGCGAACTTGAGCGACGAAGAGCCGCTGTTGAGGCACAAGATGGATTGGCCTTCATCGTTCATCAACGGGACCAGGTCCAGTTGCGCACCTCCGGCATGTCCTCGCCGTAGCGGGTGATGTGCTGGCGGTGGTCGATGAGCTTGTCGCGCACCGCCTGCTTGGCGTACGCGGCGAGGGTCCCCAGCTTGGGGACCCTGTCGATGACCGCCTCCACCAGGTGGAAGCGGTCGAGCTCGTTGAGCACGGTCATGTCGAAGGGAGTGGTGGTGGCGCCCTCCTCCTTGTAGCCGTGGACGTGGAGGTTCGCGTGGTTCGTGCGCCGGTAGGTCAGGCGATGGATAAGGTAGGGATAGCCGTGATAGGCGAAGATCACGGGCTTGCCGGTGGTGAAGAGAAGGTCGAACTCCCGGTTGCCGAGCCCGTGGGGGTGGTCCTCCGCGTGCTGCAGCTTCATCAGGTCCACCACGTTGACGACGCGGATCTTCAGGTCAGGAACGTGCTCGCGCAGGATGTCCACCGCCGCCAGGGTCTCTAGGGTAGGGACGTCGCCGCAGCACGCCATGACCACGTCCGGCTCCGCGCCCTCGTCGGTGCTCGCCCATCGCCAGATGCCGATGCCCGCGCTGCAGTGCTTGACGGCCGCGTCCATGTCCAGCCACTGGGGCTCCGGCTGCTTGCCCGCCACGATGACGTTGACGTAGTTGCGGCTCCGGAGGCAGTGGTCCGTGACGGAGAGCAGCGTGTTGGCGTCCGGCGGGAAGTACGCCCGGATGACGTCGGCCTTCTTGTTGGCCACATGATCGATGAACCCCGGGTCCTGGTGGCTGAAGCCGTTGTGGTCCTGGCGCCACACGTGGGAGGACAGCAGGTAGTTGAGGGAGGCGATGGGGCGCCGCCAGGGAATGTGGCTCCGGGTGGTCTTGAGCCACTTGGCGTGCTGGTTGAACATGGAGTCCACCACGTGCACGAACGCCTCGTAGGTGGAGAAGATGCCGTGCCGACCGGTGAGGAGGTATCCTTCGAGCCAGCCCTGGCAGGTGTGCTCGCTCAGGATCTCCATCACCCGGCCGTCGCGGGCCAGGTGATCGTCCTCCGGGATGGTGTCCGCCATCCAGGCCCGGTCGGTGACCTCGAACACCGCCCCGAGACGGTTCGACGCGGTCTCGTCCGGGCCGAACACGCGGAAGTTGCGACTCTCGAGGTTGCGCCTCATGACGTCCCGCAGGAAGCGTCCCATGACGCGCGTGGCTTCGCCCACGGTCTTGCCGGGCCGTGGCACCTCCAGGGCATAGTCGCGAAAGTCCGGCATCCGGAGGTCCTTGAGCAGGAGGCCGCCGTTGGCGTGGGGGTTGGCGCCCATGCGCCGCGCGCCCTCGGGAGCCATACCCGCCAGTTCCGGCGCCAGCCGCCCGTTCTCGTCGAAGAGTTCCTCCGGACGGTAGCTCCTCATCCATTCCTCCAGGAGCCTCAGGTGGTCCGGCTTGGCCGCGAGCTCGGCCAGGGGCACCTGGTGGGAGCGCCAGAAGCCTTCGGTCTTGAGTCCGTCCACCTCTTTCGGGCCGGTCCAGCCCTTGGGGGTGCGCAGCACGATCATGGGCCAGCGGGGCCGCGTGGGGCTTCCGGTGGCGCGCGCCGCTTCCTGTACGGCGCGGATCCGGGCCGTGACCGTGTCCAGGGTCTCGGCCATGAGCCGGTGCATCACCGTGGGGTCCGAACCCTCCACGAAGTGAGGCTCGTAGCCGTAGCCGACGAACAGGCTCTCCAGCTCGTCGCGGCCGATGCGCGAGAGGATCGTGGGGTTGGCGATCTTGTAGCCGTTCAGATGAAGGATGGGCAGCACCGCCCCGTCCCGCGCCGGGTTGAGGAACTTGTTGGAGTGCCATGCCGCCGCCAGCGGACCGGTCTCGGCCTCGCCGTCGCCCACCACGCAGGCGACGATCAGGCCTGGGTTGTCGAGGGCAGCGCCATAGGCGTGGGAGAGCGCGTAACCCAGCTCGCCCCCCTCGTGGATGGAGCCCGGAGTCTCGGGCGCCACGTGACTCGGGATGCCGCCCGGAAACGAGAACTGTTTGAACAGCAGCCGCATCCCCCTCTCGTCCTGGGACACGTTGGGATAGACCTCGCTGTAGGTCCCTTCCAGCCAGCTGTTGGCCACGAGCCCGGGGCCGCCGTGGCCCGGACCGGCGATGTAGATGACGTCGAGGTCCCGCTTTCGGATCACGCGGTTCAGGTGGGCGTAGATGAAGTTCAGCCCGGGGGTGGTGCCCCAGTGGCCGAGGAGCCGCGGCTTGATGTGGGCGGTGGTCAGCGGCTCCTTCAGCAAGGGGTTGTCAAGGAGATAGATCTGTCCGACGGACAGGTAGTTGGCGGCGCGCCAGCAGGCGTGGAGCGTCTCCAACTCTGTCTCAGGAAGCGCATCGGACATGGCTTACGGCAGGCTCCTGACTCCAGGGCGGGAATTCCACCGCTCAAGGACATCTTCGTTGTGGATGTTGTCCGGCATTGGGCCGCAGAGCAAACCGCATCCGTCCTCTTCCGGCTTCCTGGCAGATGCGTTGGTGTTCGAGCTTGGCAGATTGGGCTTTGGCCGCGTATTCCTCCCGCGTCACGGGAACCAAGTAACGCTACACTCATATCGCAATTTTCAAACCGAATAACAACCGGTGCTCTTCTCGACATCCCGCGCTACATCAAGACCCATTTCGGACCTTATACGGTGGCCGGGACAAGTCATTCAGGACGCGGACGCCGGAAAGCCGGAAGGCGGATCGCATGGCCAAGTTGAAGTACCGGACGATCTCCAAGCGCACCGTCGATAGGCTCTCCGTGGAGGAGCGGGACGCGGTGTTCTGGGACGACAAGCTCCCGGGCTTCGGGGTAGGGGTCTATCCGTCGGGGTCTAAGGTGTACGTGGTACAGACCCGGCGCAAGGGCCGGTCGCAGCGGGTGACGCTCGGGCGCCACGGGGTGCTCACAGCCGACGGCGCGAGGCGGCGCTGGCGATCTCGCGGATCAAGAGCGGCCAAGAGCCGGTGGAGAGGGCGCCGGGGACGGTGACGGTGGCGGAACTCGCCGGGCGCTATCTCAGGGAGCACGTCGAGGTGCGGTGCCAGGAGAGCACGCAGAGGATGTACCGAAGCGTGGTGGAGCGGTTCATCGCCCCCCCTACGGCCATCTGGCGGTTGATATTGGGCGACAACATATCGGACGAGAGCAGTTTTCGAATCGGGCGCAAAGCAAAGGCGCATCTGGCACTGCTGCCAAGGCCTGAGGTGCTGAAATCACTTGGCCAGCATGTTCCTGAACATTTGCCGGGAAGGCGCTCCCCCTTTCCAGGGTCTCGAAGAAGAGATTCCGATCAAGACCTGGGCTATGAAGTCCGGACGTGGTGGGGGGATCACGAGATCCGCGCACTTGAGTTTCTGGGAAGGTTGGGTCATGACAGGAAGTTTCCCAAGACGATTCGCGATACGCGTACCGGGCTGATACAAGAAGTATCACATCCTCGCCGCGAGGGATCATCGGGGTGAGATGACAGTATCGTACCCCTACATGTCTCAAGACCACCGGGGAAACCGCAACGGGAAGAACCTTACCGGAGGTGTTCCATGATGTGTGCCGCTACCCGCGCTTTCACAGCGCTCCTTGTTCTCTTTCTCGTTGGCTGCAAGACGAACGTGACCGTGGACCTCAACTACACCGACCTGGCCAGGGCTGCCGCCTCAGCCAACGAGAAACCGGTGGCTCGGGTGGTCATGGCGATCCAGATTCCGTCAGACAAGGAATGTGACAAGTACACGCCGAAGGTGGTCCAGGTCATGGCGGGAGGCGTCAAGGATTTCACTCTCAAGGGCTGC
This region includes:
- a CDS encoding phosphoketolase family protein: MSDALPETELETLHACWRAANYLSVGQIYLLDNPLLKEPLTTAHIKPRLLGHWGTTPGLNFIYAHLNRVIRKRDLDVIYIAGPGHGGPGLVANSWLEGTYSEVYPNVSQDERGMRLLFKQFSFPGGIPSHVAPETPGSIHEGGELGYALSHAYGAALDNPGLIVACVVGDGEAETGPLAAAWHSNKFLNPARDGAVLPILHLNGYKIANPTILSRIGRDELESLFVGYGYEPHFVEGSDPTVMHRLMAETLDTVTARIRAVQEAARATGSPTRPRWPMIVLRTPKGWTGPKEVDGLKTEGFWRSHQVPLAELAAKPDHLRLLEEWMRSYRPEELFDENGRLAPELAGMAPEGARRMGANPHANGGLLLKDLRMPDFRDYALEVPRPGKTVGEATRVMGRFLRDVMRRNLESRNFRVFGPDETASNRLGAVFEVTDRAWMADTIPEDDHLARDGRVMEILSEHTCQGWLEGYLLTGRHGIFSTYEAFVHVVDSMFNQHAKWLKTTRSHIPWRRPIASLNYLLSSHVWRQDHNGFSHQDPGFIDHVANKKADVIRAYFPPDANTLLSVTDHCLRSRNYVNVIVAGKQPEPQWLDMDAAVKHCSAGIGIWRWASTDEGAEPDVVMACCGDVPTLETLAAVDILREHVPDLKIRVVNVVDLMKLQHAEDHPHGLGNREFDLLFTTGKPVIFAYHGYPYLIHRLTYRRTNHANLHVHGYKEEGATTTPFDMTVLNELDRFHLVEAVIDRVPKLGTLAAYAKQAVRDKLIDHRQHITRYGEDMPEVRNWTWSR
- a CDS encoding integrase arm-type DNA-binding domain-containing protein; the protein is MAKLKYRTISKRTVDRLSVEERDAVFWDDKLPGFGVGVYPSGSKVYVVQTRRKGRSQRVTLGRHGVLTADGARRRWRSRGSRAAKSRWRGRRGR